GACGCTTTTTTTACCTTTTGCCGTTGCTGTCGAGTTGTTGTAGTCTTGCTCTTATTTTTCCCTTTCAGGAGCCCTCCCATGGAAGAAGTGCAACTCGTCGTGTCGCGCTATCAGTTTGCCAGTGACAACTACGCCGGAATCTGCCCCGAGGTGTTGGAGGCGATGGTGGAAGCCAACGTCGGTCATCTCCCCTCCTATGGTGCCGACCACTGGACCGAACGCGCCTGCGACATGCTCCGCGACTTCTTCGAAACCGATTGCCAGGTCTTCTTCGTATTCAATGGCACCGCCGCAAATTCCCTCGCTCTCGCCAGCCTTTGTCGCTCTTATCACAGTATCATCTGCCACGAGCTTGCTCATATCGAGACTGATGAGTGCGGCGCTCCGGAGTTCTTCTCCAATGGCACCAAGATCCTCCTTGTCCCCGGCGAGCACGGCAAGGTCGATCCGGTGGCAATTGAGCACGCGATCACCCGCCGTAGTGATATCCATTATCCCAAGCCCCGTGTCCTCAGCGTCACCCAATCGACAGAGCTCGGCACGGTCTACACGCCACAGGAGCTCACCAATCTTGGCGATCTCTGTCGCCGGTACGGACTGCGCCTGCATATGGATGGTTCCCGTTTCGCCAATGCTCTGGCAACGTTGCAGGTGGCGCCGCGGACCCTCACCTGGGAGGCCGGCGTCGATGTTCTCACCTTCGGAGGGACCAAGTGCGGCATGGCTGTCGGCGAAGCTGTCGTCTTCTTCAATCGCGAGCTCGCTGAAGAGTTTGACTACCGCTGCAAGCAGGC
The Deltaproteobacteria bacterium HGW-Deltaproteobacteria-4 DNA segment above includes these coding regions:
- a CDS encoding threonine aldolase; its protein translation is MEEVQLVVSRYQFASDNYAGICPEVLEAMVEANVGHLPSYGADHWTERACDMLRDFFETDCQVFFVFNGTAANSLALASLCRSYHSIICHELAHIETDECGAPEFFSNGTKILLVPGEHGKVDPVAIEHAITRRSDIHYPKPRVLSVTQSTELGTVYTPQELTNLGDLCRRYGLRLHMDGSRFANALATLQVAPRTLTWEAGVDVLTFGGTKCGMAVGEAVVFFNRELAEEFDYRCKQAGQLASKMRFLAAPWVGMLRGGTLLRHAAHANDCAQRLAAAVAALPGVKVVHPCHGNAVFLSLTPCLIDGLRARGWVFYTFIGSGQARFMCSWSTTAADIDALVADFRELAR